One window from the genome of Choloepus didactylus isolate mChoDid1 chromosome 2, mChoDid1.pri, whole genome shotgun sequence encodes:
- the LOC119515886 gene encoding LOW QUALITY PROTEIN: alpha-1,3-mannosyl-glycoprotein 4-beta-N-acetylglucosaminyltransferase C-like (The sequence of the model RefSeq protein was modified relative to this genomic sequence to represent the inferred CDS: deleted 1 base in 1 codon), which produces MKYFPWKFIIIATAVVLPIFFFIKENPFDTTSFLSLEEKKMIAWQRAWIQTNPGRTNHLEIFKDTQKNSEPLKNVNPRILIGDPPMKKKLLTIGISSVQHPQGSYLLDTLKFLFFASSPSEQKHFIVLVHLADPDPKWLNQMISSISSLFEPYIKARQLVVINTPLKSYLSLKNLKKKLNDTPADVAFHSKQNMDYAFLMNFATNHSDYFLMIEDDVKCAPGFVTQIATILSAWEDKPWVILEFSQLNFTGKLFRTRDLPRFVHFLLLFYQEMPCDYLLSHFLDLLQKKSIQFFPSLFHHMDDYSSFEGKLNSLKDKELEENDTGSPSNPAASIYTNLQVTSDSVPMNAYSLDKNFFYTKGAEAGNHLTVVLDIPAKVFRVQVLTGSDLKEENQLKEGQVELGYESTYGSNDCDNYTLLGLLVNGSLNKQVFSEKSGKKVKCVRLLVTATHPSGIAIRHINVWIK; this is translated from the exons GAGGAAAAGAAGATGATAGCTTGGCAGAGAGCCTGGATACAGACCAACCCTGGCAGAACAAACCACTTGGAAATCTTCAAAGATACGCAGAAAAACTCAGAACCACTCAAAAATGTGAACCCCCGTATCTTGATTGGAGATCCTCCCATGAAGAAAA AACTGCTGACCATAGGGATTTCCTCGGTGCAGCATCCCCAAGGGAGCTACCTCTTGGACACCTTGAAGTTCCTCTTCTTTGCTTCCTCTCCATCAGAGCAGAAACACTTCATTGTTCTGGTACACCTGGCAGATCCTGACCCCAAGTGGCTTAATCAAATGATCTCCAGCATCTCGAGCCTTTTTGAACCATATATCAAGGCCAGACAACTAGTAGTGATCAATACCCCTCTTAAAAGCTATCTTTCCTTGAAGAACCTTAAGAAGAAATTAAACGACACCCCTGCCGATGTAGCCTTCCACTCCAAGCAGAACATGGATTATGCTTTCCTCATGAACTTTGCTACCAACCACTCTGACTATTTCTTAATGATCGAAGATGATGTGAAATGTGCTCCTGGATTTGTCACCCAGATTGCTACCATACTGTCTGCCTGGGAAGACAAACCTTGGGTGATTCTGGAGTTCTCTCAGCTGAACTTCACTGGAAAACTCTTTCGTACCAGGGACCTCCCCCGCTTTGttcatttccttctcctcttttaCCAAGAAATGCCCTGTGACTATCTCCTCTCCCATTTTCTTGACCTCTTGCAAAAGAAATCGATCCaattcttcccctccctcttccaTCATATGGACGATTACTCTTCCTTTGAAGGAAAATTAAATAGCCTCAAAGATAAGGAGCTTGAGGAAAATGATACTGGCTCTCCCAGCAACCCTGCTGCCTCCATCTACACTAACCTGCAGGTTACCAGTGACTCTGTTCCCATGAATGCCTATAGCCTGgataaaaatttcttttacaCAAAGGGGGCTGAGGCTGGCAACCATCTGACTGTGGTTTTGGACATACCAGCCAAAGTGTTCCGAGTTCAAGTACTGACGGGCTCTGACTTAAAAGAGGAGAATCAGTTGAAAGAGGGGCAAGTAGAACTGGGCTATGAGTCTACTTATGGGAGTAATGACTGTGATAACTATACTCTGCTGGGGCTACTGGTAAATGGCAGCCTGAATAAGCAAGTATTCTCTGAAAAGTCTGGAAAGAAGGTAAAATGTGTGAGATTGCTTGTGACAGCCACTCATCCCTCTGGGATAGCAATCAGGCACATCAACGTCTGGATTAAGTGA